TTCATACAAGGACTTGAGAGTACACACCCTGAGAAATGCTGCTTCATCTTCCCTGGAAACAAGACCCTTCCCAAGTAGTAACTGCCAAGCACCTCGCTCTTCTTGTTCTATTTCATGCATCCTTTCTGGTTTCTGAGTTCCCAAAAAGATACTGATTGATGCATCCTTGCCTCTCTGCTTAGGACGAAGCCTCCCAAAAGCCTGAATCAAACTCATTGCACTGTACAAGTACCCAACAACAATTATGCATTGGCATCTGCTGCTTTCCACACCAACCAGTGCAATTGTGGTGGAAATCATATCCACTTTCCCATCTCTCCATGCTTGACAAATACTGTCCTGCTCCACTTCAGGTGTTTGGGAAGTCACAAGTAGACACTGAAAACTCTTGGAACACAGCTGCTGGAACAGAATCTCTGCAACTCTGGCAGATGCTGCAATGATATGAATTGCACTTCTTGAATTCTGATTCCTCTCCTGGACCACCTTTTTAGTTACTGCAGCAACTTCATCATGACACTGCTTGATTGACAGGGAAAAGCCATCACCAATACAATCACTGTCTGCCACAGTCTCAAAGGCAGATACTCCATAGTACTTCATCAGAGAAGAAGGAAAGGTACATGGAAGTGTACCACTCAGAGCACAAATGGGAACACCAAACATTGCAAGGTCCTGTAAACAGTCAAATACTGGTCTGAATGTTTCTGTATATGGACAGTGACACTCATCAATGACAAAACCAGCCAATCTTGATTGCATGCTTTGCACTATGTGATGATGGAACTCCAACAATTTGGACAGAGTATCAACTGTGAGGAATAGAATGTTTGGAAGAACATCTGACTTTAGAATGGTGGGAACTTGATTGGAACAAACAGCAGAGCTCTCCAACATCTTAACACAGAAACCATCTAGTAGTTGAAATTTGGCTTCTGCAGAATGGTAGTGATTGTAGGCTAGAAACTTGTAGGGAACCACCACAACAGTACACTTCCTTGTCAAACCAACTCTGTGCCTGGTGTAGGCTGTCACCTCCCACACAGCAGACTTCCCTCCACCACAAGGTAGATTGGCTACCACATTCTTGGATAATGTGGACCATGTCAGAACCATACTTCTCTGAGTCTCAGACAGCCAATTTGCTTCACCACCATACAGGATTTtgagagcagcaacaatgGTTTGCTCAGGCAGAACATCCAGGGGAATATCATAGGTCCACTGAGTATCCTTGTCTCCAAGGTGAAAGTGGTAGGCATCATAGTAGTCCTCAAGATGGGTCTTCCTATGAGTAAAGTAGGTACTGGCATGAGTGGAAGGAGCATGATGACTCTGCATGGCAACCATGTCAGAAGTGGTGGCCTTCCCATCATCTTGCACAGGGAACAAATAGTTGGACAGACTTGCAAAGAAATGCCTGACTTGAAGATCATCAGGCACTCTGGGAAGACAAAATAAAGACTGCACAAAGTCTTTCATGTGGTACTTCCTATCACTTCTTACTGGGACAAAGCATGCCAAATCCCCCCCTGTCAATGAAATGACAAGTCTGAAGAGCAGTACAATCCTTGaaattgactttggaagCTTATGCTGAGTCAGCTCAGTACTGAGTTTTGACTGGgccttccacttctttgTAGATTTGGCATAGAAGTACAAAGCACCATTCCCCCAGAGAACTTGAAAATCTTGGAGGCCTAAAGTTTCTGAATGTCTCATACTGCCAAGACCCAGACCATGTAAACAGAACTCAACAATTGATGACAGATGATCTTGGTCCATTTCATTGAGCTGAGGAGACAGCTCCAAAGAATCACTGGACACATCTCCACTGGCTTGTTGAACTTGAAAGTGCACACCATCATCAGCTCCACCTGATATTCTGACATTGAGCAAAGGCAGAGTTGTGGTCAAAAAGACTtcccaatcctttccatcaAAGATCTGACTTAGAACAAGTCTGGCAGCACCAACAACCCTTGGAATGAGAGTCTTCCAAACTTCTGGCTTGAAGATGAGACCTTGAACCACTATCTCTCCATTCCTGGAGAAATGCCTGTCAATAATAATCTTGGGTTTCTGCATCTGAATCTCTCTGAGCTGTCTGATCATAGGTCCAAAGGTGTTCATCATGGGCCTCTCCATAACAGTTTTCACCAGGACTTTTGCTCCTTCCATGTATCCAAGAGGATTGCTCATAGTCCCCACAACAGAACAGTAGGCCAATCTGAACAAGTGCATTATGGTGGCAACTTGGGAAGCAGACTCATCAGCTGATCTTAACACAAGTTTGCCCTTGGAAATGAAGAAGCATCTAGATGCAGCATAGGAACAGCCCAATGGATATTGACTTGTGCTGCATGGATTCTCAAGCAAAacatcaaccaaaagcttACCAATCAGACCCATTTGGATGATTTGAGTAGAAGAATCATTGAGCTTAAGATGGTCAGAGATTTGTGTTTTCCTCCTTGCAAACAAGACAGTATCAGCAGCATcttgtttccaaaggaaATGCAGCAGCTTCTGCAGTTCCTTGCTCAACACATTGATATTTTCTCTCATAGAAAAAGTGGTATTCTGAGCAACCTGATTGATCTCCACTCCCTCATAAAGCATCAAGCTAGCTCTGAGGTTGGCAGGCacttcagcaacttcaatCCTAGCATATTGAGTCAGCCAATCATCTGCAGTCTCAGCCAACTTGGCCATTTGTAGTTCAGTAGCCTCCTGGTCACTGTACTGAAGAATGAGCTGTCtgattttgctttcaaattGGTTTCCAGTGCTTCTGATCATTTGTGAGAAAATGGGAACATATTTCTCAGCATTCTCATCACTTCTTACAAATGGCTTGATGATCAAGGTCATATCACTGTAGGAAAGAAGTACAGATGCCTGTATGACTACCTTTTCTTGAGGCAAATATTCAACCACCCTGTTGCATATTGTCTTGACACATAGCTTTTTGACCACTTTGGCCTGAGCACAAGACCCACCTTTTTGGATTGCATTGCTAATGTGTCTCTTGATACTACCAGGTCGGGAAAAGATTTCACAGCAGATTCCACATGTATTCATTTCCTTAGGCACATCTGAGCAATAAAATTGATTTGGAGGTAATGTCTTCATCCTCTCTACTCTCAGCTTGAGTTCCTTGAAAGTTAGACCATTATAGCCAGCATGGTATTTTCCTATGTGCCTGAAAAAGTTGCCTCTGTGTTCTACTGCAATTTTTGTCTTACATTTGAGGCAGTATAAACCAAAAGGTGTAGATTGGAATAACTGATCATCTATTCCTTCATTTACTGTAACTTCATCAGATGGAGATTCTGTTAATGTTTCTTTGGGAGAACTTGGGGGGCTCAAGAAGGGTGGTTGTATATCTGCTGTTGGTGTGGTTGTTTGGGCCTTACCCCTACCAAAAATAATACTGCTTGCTGCATCAACAGTGTTGGGTACTGAATGTGAGAGGGGTAGTGATTGTGTCAActtttccctttcctttctcttttttcCTGTGGCTGCATAGGGATTATTAACAAGGAAGGGCACATTTGGTGGTTTGTTTGATTGTGCATCACTCATTGTGTAGATTGTGCTGTTCTCTGGGAAAAATTGCCTGTgggagttttttggaaattgttaGTGAGGAATTGCAAAATCATCTGTTGCTGTATGTTGAAGGTGACTTGAATCTAACAGTAGGAGAAAAAAGGACCTGCCAGAAGTACTGTCAAAATCTATTCTTCTGCGTCCAGGCTTTTTTGCATGGATAAATCCCCAACTGGGTCACCAAAATGAATCCACTTATATTGCATTACTTATATGCTTCAGAAAAATGATTTGGAATCCAAGTTGATGCATATGGTCCAGACAGTTTCTTCCTACCAGTGTACATTCATCTTGACTAAGTGTAAATAGATCATATTGCGTTGCTTATATGCCCCAGAAAAAAACAAATTAGAGCCAAAGTTATGCACTATTTTAAATGTTCATAAATCACAAtcccaatcaattgtacATAGATCTTTTTGCTGTACTTTATTATTAAATGTAAATTTGAACCCCATTGGACGTGAATAAGCCAGAAAATTTCAACAGAAACCGAAAATACACATATGCTGTGTAAAATGGATGGGAAATTGGAGTTGACACCTTCAGAAAAATTCACGACGCAAACAAGCCTTTTTTGCCCGCAAGCTTTTTTTCATGGAATGCAGTCGCGGTGGTCAGAACAGAAGATCATGGTATGACCAAACCCACGTCCTAAAAATATTAACTGCGGGAACCTTGATCAAAGTTGTCCGGCTGGGAAGCAATTGgctgtgtttgttttgacattggttgggattggttgagttggtgctgtctgtggtgacaacaagaacagcagcgatgacgacgagaaaagcagcgacgacgacgagaacagcagcgacggcaacagcgccaacaacgacaactttgacaacaacaatggtgaaaCTAGATTTGTTGACCTGGGACAAAGTTAACCTTTTGTTGGCTGCAACTTCCCACATGTGCTGTTAAAAGGCACAATGTAAGCGTGCCGTTTGGAGCAAACAAAGGGATTTTTgacgatggaaaaagccGTGCTGCAATCGCAACgtaggaaacggaaggcaatgataccaaagctgTATCctacaaatcaagaatacgGACACTATTAATAGATATTCTTCCAATTGCGAAGGGTTGAccaaagtcggtgtcggcaaagtagCAGTTGTATCGGATCACTCTGTGACAgcaggaaaccttgcttggctgcaGTAGCCCGTGAGTTCTActatccgtcgcaaacaacaCTTTCCCTCTCTCTACCcatgatgggagtgaccaagaaagttgcagatgcaggtAGTGTGGGGGGTTGACCAAGTAatgccaaatagaatccacaatagaaATTGAAGATAAAATAGacagcaaacaaaatgcaaccaacatgtgtttaGAACATCTACAGATagtacaagcaaattgagaaaaTGTACCAAAGTCTAATTTTAAAGAAGACTACTTGATGTTATTCCTGTAGAGCCCAGGCTGTCAAtagggccagcgcaactgtttcaTATTGCTCGATTTGGGACGTTGTTTGCATCTTGCTTGACCGTCGctcctttcgtttgttctCCTTCCTGATTGTCCGACAAGGCCGCTAATCCCtgctttagcgcttcttcgaaattcTGCTGCTCCTGGTGCGCTGCTTGCATCTGCTCCTGGAGTTTCTTGTTGAACaatttgacattgtcttccccattccgggGAGCAACACAAGAGCGGGCGGGTCTGTCGCGAATgaagcaccagatttcgtaaaacgctccgaattacactccaaatcaccacactgcatgatcaccagtcttctctggtgttagcctaccctatccgcaaaaaaacatccgcggttgatgctgtttgcgggctgcattgtagatgcaCACATGGTACCGTGAGTGTTTCTTTTGTAAAAATTGACAaagtttgacgaaaatttCATCTGCTTGTAGCTTTAGcgacggcaagtccaattcGGCTGACGATGAgtgtcagaatacggttgtacgtaagcaacacagaacacaaacgcaatttgcggaagaagaactgactgtgaaagctgtttgccagacgtcagcaagttaggtatccctgtgcagtaactataaccctatttgatatctcagtgcaatttgttgatatcccagtgcaattacttatataaaatctgatatcccagtgtaaagataaaatatgcattcatgtatatttttacaacacccggatatcattttccttagggattttcgacgatggaaaaagccGTGCTGCAATCGCAACgtaggaaacggaaggcaatgataccaaagctgTATCctacaaatcaagaatacgGACACTATTAATAGATATCCTTCCAATTGCGAAGGGTTGACCAAAGTTggtgtcggcaaagtagCAGTTGTATTGGAtcactctatctgtgacagcaggaaaccttgcttggctgcaGTAGCCCATGAGTTCTActatccgtcgcaaacaacaCTTTCCCTCTCTCTACCcatgatgggagtgaccaagaaagttgcagatgcaggtAGTGTGGGGGGTTGAACAAGTAatgccaaatagaatccacaatagaaATTGAAGATAAAATAGacatcaaacaaaatgcaaccaacatgtgtttaGAACATCTACAGATAGTACAAGATAATTGAGAAAGTGTAACAAATTCTAATTTTAAAGAAGACTACTTGATGCTATTGCTGTAGAGATCAGGCTGTCAAtagggccagcgcaactgtttcgtatCGCTTGATTTGGGATgttgtttgcttcttgcttgaccgttgcttgttttgtttgctctctttcctgAATATCCTACAAGGCAGCTAAATCTTGCTGTTGCGCTTCTTTGAACCATGGCCGATATCCTGCTCCCGCTGCGCCGCTTAGGAGTTTCTTGTAGAAGGCTTTTACATTATCTGCCCCATTCGGGGAAGCCACGCAAGAGACGGCGGATCTGTTGCAAATgaagcaccagatttcgtgaaacgctccgaatttcgCTCCATCAGCAACCTACATCATCACCAgtgttagcctaccctatccgcaaaaaagatCCGCGGTTGATGCTGTTTGCGTgctgcattgtagatgcagacatggtgccgtgagtgtttctgttgtaaaaattgacgaagtttgacgaaaatttCATCTGCTCGTAGCTTTAGCAacggcaagtccaattcGGCTGACGATGAgtgtcagaatacggttgtacgtaagcaacacaaaacacaaacgcaatttgcggaagaagaactgactgtgaaagctctttgccagacgtcagcaagttaggtatccctgtgcagtaactataaccctatttgatatcccggtgcaatttgttgatatcccagtgcgattacttatataaaatctgatatcccagtgtaaagataaaatatacATTCACGtatatttttacaacacccggatatcattttccttaggcACAATGCAAGCGTGCCGTTCGGAGCGAACGAAGGGATTTTTAACAATGGAAAAGGCCGTCCTGCAATCGCAATGcaggaaacggaaggcaatgataccaaagccgtatcctacaaatcaagaatatgaACACTATTGATAGATATCCTTTCAATTGCGAAGGGATGACCGAAGTTGGTGTTGGTAATATTGGAtcactctatctgtgacAGCAGGAAGCCTTGCTTGGCTGCAGTAGCCCATGAGTTCTACTATCCGTCACAAACAACACTTTCCTTCTCTCTACCcatgatgggagtgaccaagaaagttgcagatgcaggtAGTGTGGGGGGTTGAACAAGTAatgccaaatagaatccacaatagaaATTGAAGATAAAATAGACATCAatcaaaatgcaaccaacatgtgtttaGAATGTCTACagatactacaagcaaattgagaaagcgtaACAAATTCTAATTTTAAAGAAGACTACTTGATGTTATTTCTGTAGAGCCCAGGCTATCAAtagggccagcgcaactgttttgtATCAATCAATTTGGtacgtcgtttgcttcttgcttgaccgttgcttgttttgtttgctctctttcctgAATATCCTACAAGGCAGCTAAATCTTGCTGTTGCGCTTCTTTGAACCATGGCCGATATCCTGCTCCCGGTGCGCCGCTTAGGAGTTTCTTGTAGAAGGATTTTACATTGTCTGCCCCATTCGGGGAAGCCACAGGAGCCAGCGGATCTGTTGCGAATGAAGCACCggatttcgtaaaacgctccgaattacactccaaatcaccacactgcatgatcaccagtcttctctggtgttagcctatcctatccgcaaaaaagatCCGCGGTCAATGCTGTTTGCATgctgcattgtagatgcacacatggtgccgtgagtgtttcttcatctgcTCGTAGCTTTAGcgacggcaagtccaattcGGCTGACAATGAgtgtcagaatacggttgtacgtaagcaacacaaaacagaaacgcaatttgcggaagaacaactgactgtgaaagctctttgccagacgtcagcaagttatgtatccctgtgcagtaactataaccctatttgatatcccagtgcaatttgttgatatcccagtgcaattacttatataaaatgtggtatcccagtgtaaagataaaatattcATTCACGAAcatttttacaacacccggatatcattttccttagggttaacttatgaggagtttttggatagattgTGTAGGAAAGTAatactctgggttctcccgCCCCTtagggccagcgcaactgtttcgtatTGCTTGATTTGGGAGATTGTTTGCATTTTGCTTGACCATCGctccttttgtttgttctCCTTCCTGTTTGCCCTACACGGCAGCTAGTTCTtgctttagcgcttcttcgaaattcTGCCGCTCCTGCTGCGCAGCTTTCACCTGCTCCTGGATTTTCTTGTAGAACAATTTGA
This is a stretch of genomic DNA from Phaeodactylum tricornutum CCAP 1055/1 chromosome 24, whole genome shotgun sequence. It encodes these proteins:
- a CDS encoding predicted protein, coding for MAKLAETADDWLTQYARIEVAEVPANLRASLMLYEGVEINQVAQNTTFSMRENINVLSKELQKLLHFLWKQDAADTVLFARRKTQISDHLKLNDSSTQIIQMGLIGKLLVDVLLENPCSTSQYPLGCSYAASRCFFISKGKLVLRSADESASQVATIMHLFRLAYCSVVGTMSNPLGYMEGAKVLVKTVMERPMMNTFGPMIRQLREIQMQKPKIIIDRHFSRNGEIVVQGLIFKPEVWKTLIPRVVGAARLVLSQIFDGKDWEVFLTTTLPLLNVRISGGADDGVHFQVQQASGDVSSDSLELSPQLNEMDQDHLSSIVEFCLHGLGLGSMRHSETLGLQDFQVLWGNGALYFYAKSTKKWKAQSKLSTELTQHKLPKSISRIVLLFRLVISLTGGDLACFVPVRSDRKYHMKDFVQSLFCLPRVPDDLQVRHFFASLSNYLFPVQDDGKATTSDMVAMQSHHAPSTHASTYFTHRKTHLEDYYDAYHFHLGDKDTQWTYDIPLDVLPEQTIVAALKILYGGEANWLSETQRSMVLTWSTLSKNVVANLPCGGGKSAVWEVTAYTRHRVGLTRKCTVVVVPYKFLAYNHYHSAEAKFQLLDGFCVKMLESSAVCSNQVPTILKTLQCLVFPFVL